Below is a genomic region from Brassica napus cultivar Da-Ae unplaced genomic scaffold, Da-Ae ScsIHWf_6;HRSCAF=12, whole genome shotgun sequence.
GCTTTTGGTTATATAGCCTTAAAGACTTTTGGATTTGATGATTATTAGCTAGGATTTGAATCCGTAATGTTATCTAGGATGTGATTCCATATACTTGTAGATCATTTTAGCTCATAGCTTATAATTTTTCTTGGTAAAACTTCATTGGATTCTGCTACTTTTGCTCTCATGTTTGCTTTTCGTGAAAAGGAATCCTTTTTTCTTTCAGGGGTTCTTGAGCATTGTTAGTCATTGCTTTACTTTTGTTCTAACTTCACAAATGAATTAAAAGTAGGCCCATCTCTTGTTTCATCGCTCTTTGGCATATTATGTAAGAAAAATGAGTGTTGTTCTGTATTGAATGCAAAAGAAAGTACCCTTAGACACGACTTAGTTGATTGGTTTTTAGTTGATATATTAGTTTTCAGCAAATCATGGCACTATGCATCATGTCAGCCCAAAGTTATTTCTCCTTCGGaagttgagattttttttttgcaattttatgaTTCTGACCCCTTTTACTTCTCTCTCTGTGTAGGCTGATCCTGAACTAGAAGCTATCAGGCAGAGGAGAATGCAAGAGCTCATGGCTCAACATGGCACTGTAATATTCTGAATAATAACCTTCACTTatgcttcttctcttttttttcaattgagaAAAATTGCACTTTGTGTGGCTCATTGATTGTGAACCAACCTAATTTGCAGGGGAAGCAGGGCAATCAGCAGAATCCAGATCAAGAGAGAGCACAAGAAGATGCTAAAAGGTCTGTTGTCTATTACTTGAAAGCAAACTCTATGTTGAGCTAACCTTCTTTTCTCTGATTGGAACATGGGTTCAGGGAAGCTGATGAACGTAGACAAATGATGCTTAGTCAAATACTGTCTTCCCAAGCCCGAGAGAGAAGTAAGTTACCACATCTAAATATGCTTTCGACTTCATCTAGTTCCTCttgctttgtttctttcttcgTGACTGTCACTGATATGATAATCTTCCACGTTGTGGTAATGTATCATTTTTCTATAGTTGCTCGAATTGCACTGGTGAAACCTGACAAGGCTAGAGGCGTAGAGGATGTTATTTTAAGAGCTGGTCAAATGGGACAGATTGTTGAGAAAGTAAGAATCCACTTACCTTTCCTTGTGATAGAGTTCATAATTCGTTTTATAAATGTCTACTCAGTTTCGCTGACACTTCACGAATGTTACGCATCTGATAGTTATTGCAATACTCTTGTTTGTTTTTAACAGGTTTCTGAGGAGCGGCTCATAACCCTCTTGGAACAAATAAACAGCCAAACTAGCAAGCAGACCAAAGTCACGGTACGGTCACACAATCCTCCAAAAACACAAGTTATCAAAGCAAAAAGCTTTGCTCTTAGTTTAACGATATCATCGAGTGTAAGTTTATCTTGGATGTGTTTACTGTTTACAGATCCAGAGACGTCGTGGGGTGGACGACGattaggaagaagaagattatgCTGTGCTTTTGTATATCTATGGAGATCTCACTGTTGAGTTGGTGAGTTCTAGTTAGATGTTACCGTGAAATATGTTTATTCTGAGTGAATCTTAATGATCTTCCAAATGGTTGGGATGTGATAAAGAGTAATCTCAAACTGAAACTCTGCATTTTATATTTTGGACATTTCATTTGACTCTAACCCGactctttttttataaaaaaaaaaattgcttctATTCTGACTAATTTTATCTGAGTTCTTCATGAAGAATTAATCAATTTAttgatacaaaataaataattcaacTTCTGTCGGCCGTGAAGTACTGAAGCGACTATCATTTTCATGTCACAAGAATCAAAGGTCAACCGAAATACTAAAGCAAGCATTTGACAAATAAGTGACGCCATATGGTTCAACTTTATCGTTACTTTATGATCAAAAGTATGAtttctgattatttttaaagCATTCATTTGTCAAATAAGTGACGCCATAGACCACATTTCTAACAAACAAGCATTATCCATACGTTTCCTAACGATTTCTTTATAACCTTCCCAAAACTATGTAATTACCAAGAATAAAATGGTCCTAGTCAGTTTTTACACTCAAAGTTAGTTGTTACTTCTTACAAATACAATTAAAGAGAAAGGGGACACTGGGCAGTCAGTGTATCCGTTTTTATCCACTCGCCAACAGAAGATCATTTGTAAAGTGGCTCAACTCAGCAAACTCAGCAGGAGCAGTGAATACGTCTCATGTGTTGCTTCTGTTGGTTTGTTATCCGTTTTTAGTTTTGAGCAAAAAAGTTATCTAAATTATAATAAACGAAATCTTTTGTATTATAATGAATTAAACAAAAGTAGTATacttatgtaaatattttagagttttttacTTTATACAGTTGATGTGGATAAAAAGTTTCTCTTTTATTcttaatgttattttatatcgatttaaaacatataattatctataaaatataaaaaaaatagcttGGACTTCTAACTAACTAAGCTTGTCTCAAATTCACGTGCAAAATTTAAGtagctaaaataaatatataattatcaagtAATTTACAAATAAGTATCaagtaatttataaatagttcACACATAACATATATAGTAAACCGTTGTAAATAACTTGTAAATACGTCAATTTCCAGCAAATACTTAAAACTTGTATAACAAaccaaatacaaatttaaatggCAAATTGTCAAAAATACCATTTTCAAAGTACCATTTTTTacgtttacactaaccacttttaccctcatttttaatgaagggtaaaagacatttataaccttttgattaactttgacaaaaaaataactaatctaaatttaaaacatcaactctaaaccctaaatcatcaactctaaaccatgaaacatcaactctaaaccctaaactccgaaacatcaactctaaaccctaaaccctaaaccttcaaatcaaaaaccctaaaacatcaactataaaccctaaacgtaaaccttaaaccctaaatctaaacttaaaacatcaaatttaaaccctaaatcatcaactctaaaccctaaacaatgaaacatcaactctaaaccctaaaccccgaaacatcaactctaaaccctaaaccttcaactctaaaccctaaaacatcaactctaaaccctaagccataaacttcatctctaaactctaaaccatcaacactaaaccctaaaccctaaaaagtaaactctaaaccctaaaaaattaaccctaaaccataaaacatcaactctaaaccctaaaaccctagagttgatgttttagagtttagatttgtaggtttagggtttagggtttatgtttagggtttagaattgatgttttagggtttatatttgaaggtttagggtttagggtttagagttgatgtttcggggtttagggtttagagttgatgtttcagggtttagggttcgtatttaaaaaaaaaatagggtttaggattgatggtttagggtttagggttcgtatttcgaaaaaaatagggtttaggatttacggtttaggatttacggtttagttttagggtttagggttcgaatttctaaatagtataatttgaaaaaaaattattttttattttgttagagttttatttatttaaatatttatttattatatatataaagaacaaagatataaaagttttttcCCACTTtagtgaagaaaatatttttgaaaatatctttttagtggtgataaaaatgaaaagtggtagtataaaaatgataaacatgtaattttccgGGTTTAAATTTACATTACTCGAACAACACAAGTCGAGTACTAAATATACCAAAAGATGCAATTAGTGCCCACATCAGACCTTACCCATCACTCGCGTAAATCGGAAGCTGGACTATGCAGTTAAAAATGATGCAATTATACAATGATAAAGTGGATAtgtgaaagagagagaaaaaaagacaattaaacaacattttaagcaaagtcTTTTGCGATCCGTACAATAATCTcttattaaaatgataaaacgCAAAGAATTTTTCTTCATTAGAAAATGGTAATAGAAAATGTCATTAGTGGAGTGGATTGAACTTTAAAATCTCGATTTCAACTTAGGCTAAAACGTTGACCTTTGACTTTTTAAATTTCAgtcatagatattaactaaatattaaaattaatatctcCAATATTGTCGTTCATCAATTAACGCACCAAACACAATACCTGCCCATAtagacaaaataataaattaaaagaaaaaatcattcATAATCATAACTTTAGTGTCACACTCAACTAATTAGAATTGACATGAGTAGTTCAGTCAGACTTTCatgttttgttatttaatctaaactatatagttttgaGTTTGAATACAGACTTTACAAGTTATACGTTATTTGTgaaaataaagtattattcaccgtatttatatattagtattGTAACCAATAGCATGAGTACAAAGTAAGCAAGTAActgaaataaaaatgtatatatggtAAGTGGTAACTAATCGGTCCATTTTTTGACCGATTCACATGTTTGTCACTACAGAACTAGTATGAGCTCTTATagaatttagtttttcttttaattgtaaaagggaatattataaaatttacttacagaccaaaatccaaaaatagccACTAAAATATAGGTTTAAATTATACACgagaaattataatttataagaaagcaaattatgatttatattaacCAGTTTGTCCCATTATTTTGGTAGTGGCGACACTGGACTTGAAAAGACTATTTAAAGACTGATTTACATATGCtactatttttatcaaattaaaaaaaaaattatatatgctACTGTGGAACATTTGAACTAGCAAATAAAA
It encodes:
- the LOC125605095 gene encoding DNA-binding protein DDB_G0278111-like, with product MADPELEAIRQRRMQELMAQHGTGKQGNQQNPDQERAQEDAKREADERRQMMLSQILSSQARERIARIALVKPDKARGVEDVILRAGQMGQIVEKVSEERLITLLEQINSQTSKQTKVTIQRRRGVDDD